The Staphylothermus marinus F1 genome has a segment encoding these proteins:
- a CDS encoding NusA-like transcription termination signal-binding factor, which yields MSKKNDRPQIKLTPEEFRYMALLHELTGVHVRDCIIDDENNRIIFLVNPDEVGKAVGPRGLYVQKLRKLLGKNIEIVGYSDDLEEQVRYALAPARIREVRITNRPGGKKVVYVSVEPNDKGMAIGRGGKNVARAKIILKRYYGIDFVIIA from the coding sequence GTGAGTAAGAAGAATGACCGGCCACAAATAAAGCTTACACCAGAAGAATTCAGATATATGGCATTACTCCATGAGCTAACAGGAGTACATGTTAGAGACTGCATTATAGACGATGAAAATAACCGAATAATATTCCTAGTTAATCCTGACGAAGTAGGAAAAGCTGTTGGTCCACGAGGACTATATGTTCAAAAACTTAGAAAACTTCTCGGCAAAAATATAGAGATCGTAGGGTATAGTGATGATCTAGAAGAGCAGGTAAGATACGCATTAGCACCAGCTAGGATAAGAGAAGTAAGAATAACTAATAGACCAGGCGGTAAAAAAGTAGTTTATGTAAGTGTCGAACCAAACGATAAAGGTATGGCTATAGGTAGAGGCGGTAAAAACGTTGCAAGAGCAAAAATAATACTTAAACGTTACTATGGAATAGATTTCGTAATAATCGCTTGA
- a CDS encoding 50S ribosomal protein L30e: MPSSSIDFIRALQMAIKTGEVILGSKRTIKLVLHGKAKLVVVAANAPPEIKRDIEYYAKLSNIPVYRFPGTNMELGTLAGKPFGVSAMAIVDPGQSNILEIVEEESE; encoded by the coding sequence ATGCCTTCATCTTCAATAGATTTCATAAGAGCACTCCAAATGGCTATTAAGACTGGAGAAGTAATATTGGGAAGTAAAAGAACAATAAAATTAGTACTTCACGGAAAAGCTAAACTAGTTGTTGTCGCAGCAAATGCTCCTCCAGAAATTAAAAGAGACATTGAATACTATGCTAAATTATCAAACATACCCGTTTATAGGTTTCCTGGAACAAATATGGAACTTGGAACTCTTGCAGGTAAACCCTTCGGCGTATCCGCTATGGCTATAGTTGATCCTGGACAATCAAATATTTTAGAAATAGTGGAGGAGGAGAGTGAGTGA
- a CDS encoding bifunctional nuclease family protein: MEEDLIRVIDVSGEIVFDRLFIPRIVCLLEDGRFFILERVPFDIVVSLKKLDGEEIDDERERLVDVLSSMPDILDILGKHLRRVVINEIDPKTGVYSAIAEFSDGNMAIKRRMVPSHAIFLAKLTNKPIYVKKELVDQQEEFRLLASTDTSDEIEDEEYEDDEEYTDIDREDIF; encoded by the coding sequence TTGGAAGAAGATCTTATAAGAGTTATAGATGTATCTGGAGAAATAGTGTTTGACAGATTATTTATTCCTAGAATAGTGTGCTTATTAGAAGATGGTAGGTTCTTTATATTAGAACGTGTTCCTTTCGATATAGTTGTAAGCCTGAAAAAACTTGATGGAGAAGAAATAGATGATGAACGTGAGAGATTAGTAGATGTTTTATCAAGCATGCCTGACATATTGGATATTCTAGGAAAACATTTGAGAAGAGTTGTTATTAACGAAATAGATCCTAAAACAGGAGTATACAGTGCTATAGCTGAATTCTCAGATGGAAACATGGCTATTAAGAGAAGAATGGTTCCTAGCCATGCTATATTTCTTGCAAAACTAACTAATAAACCAATATATGTCAAAAAAGAACTTGTAGATCAACAGGAAGAATTCAGGCTTTTGGCTTCTACTGATACAAGTGATGAAATAGAGGATGAAGAATACGAGGACGATGAGGAATATACAGATATAGATCGAGAAGATATATTTTAA
- the tuf gene encoding translation elongation factor EF-1 subunit alpha: protein MSSGKPHLNLVVIGHVDHGKSTLVGHILYRLGLVDQKTIQMLEEEAKKRGKESFKFAWLLDKLKEERERGVTIALTYMKFETRRYIFTIIDAPGHRDFVKNMITGASQADAALLVVSARKGEFEAGMSPEGQTREHAILAKTMGINQLIVAVNKMDATEPPWSQKRYEQIKTILGKFLKSLGYDISKVPFIPVSAWTGDNLIERSPNMPWYNGPTLVEALDSLEPPPKPIDKPLRIPIQDVYAISGVGTVPVGRVETGVLRVGDKVVFMPPAKVGEVRSIETHHVRIEKAEPGDNIGFNVRGVSKRDIRRGDVAGHLDNPPTVAEEFTARVFIIWHPTAITVGYTPVIHIHTASVASRIVEIKAKLDPRTGKVVEENPQFIKMGDAAIVRFKPIKPLVVEKYSDFPPLGRFAMRDMGKTIGIGVVVDVKPMKIEIKTK, encoded by the coding sequence ATGAGCTCTGGAAAACCACACTTAAACCTAGTAGTAATCGGGCACGTAGACCATGGTAAGAGTACATTAGTAGGACATATACTATACCGATTAGGACTCGTCGATCAAAAAACAATACAGATGCTAGAAGAAGAAGCTAAAAAGAGAGGAAAAGAGAGCTTCAAGTTTGCATGGCTACTTGACAAGCTTAAGGAAGAGCGTGAGCGCGGAGTAACAATAGCGTTAACCTACATGAAATTCGAGACTAGAAGATACATCTTCACAATTATTGATGCGCCAGGACACAGAGACTTCGTTAAAAACATGATTACAGGTGCAAGCCAAGCAGATGCAGCATTACTAGTAGTAAGTGCTCGTAAAGGTGAGTTCGAAGCAGGCATGAGCCCTGAAGGACAGACACGTGAACACGCCATCCTAGCTAAGACAATGGGTATAAACCAATTAATTGTTGCAGTAAACAAGATGGATGCAACAGAGCCTCCATGGAGCCAGAAGAGATATGAGCAAATAAAAACTATTCTAGGAAAATTCCTAAAGAGCCTAGGATATGATATAAGTAAGGTACCATTTATCCCCGTATCCGCATGGACCGGAGACAACCTCATTGAGAGATCGCCAAATATGCCATGGTACAATGGACCAACCCTAGTTGAAGCACTAGATAGCTTAGAGCCACCACCGAAGCCAATAGATAAACCATTAAGAATACCTATACAAGACGTATATGCTATTAGCGGTGTTGGAACAGTACCCGTTGGACGTGTTGAAACAGGTGTATTAAGGGTTGGCGACAAAGTAGTATTTATGCCGCCGGCAAAGGTCGGTGAAGTACGTAGCATTGAAACCCACCATGTAAGAATAGAGAAGGCTGAGCCAGGAGACAACATCGGATTCAATGTACGTGGCGTTTCAAAGAGAGACATTAGACGTGGAGATGTTGCAGGACACCTAGATAACCCACCAACGGTAGCAGAAGAATTCACAGCAAGAGTATTCATAATATGGCATCCAACAGCAATTACTGTTGGATACACGCCAGTAATACATATCCACACTGCTAGCGTAGCTAGTAGAATAGTAGAGATTAAAGCCAAACTAGACCCTAGAACTGGTAAGGTAGTTGAAGAAAACCCACAATTCATTAAAATGGGCGATGCAGCAATTGTGAGATTCAAACCCATCAAGCCATTAGTAGTTGAGAAATACAGTGACTTCCCACCATTAGGAAGATTCGCTATGAGAGACATGGGTAAAACAATTGGTATCGGAGTAGTAGTAGATGTTAAGCCAATGAAGATCGAGATAAAGACCAAGTAA
- a CDS encoding 30S ribosomal protein S7 produces MAEESVVVKVNEIKLFGKWSYDNIIVRDPGLKRYLCLKPVFLPHTGGRHEHRRFGKAEVPIVERLINKIMRPGRNTGKKHLAYNIVKKAFDLIYLKTGENPIQVLVRAIEYAAPREETTRIMYGGIVYHVAVDIAPQRRIDLALKHLTDGARNKSFNNPLPIEEALAEEIILAANNDPRSYAIQKKEEIERIALSSR; encoded by the coding sequence GTGGCAGAGGAAAGTGTTGTTGTAAAAGTTAATGAGATTAAACTATTTGGTAAATGGAGCTATGATAACATTATAGTGCGAGATCCAGGTTTGAAAAGATATCTTTGTCTAAAACCAGTATTCCTACCTCACACTGGTGGAAGACACGAGCATCGCAGGTTTGGTAAGGCCGAGGTACCAATAGTTGAAAGACTCATAAACAAAATAATGAGGCCAGGCAGGAATACTGGGAAGAAACATTTGGCTTACAACATTGTAAAGAAAGCCTTCGACCTAATATATTTGAAAACAGGAGAGAATCCTATACAGGTTCTTGTTCGAGCAATAGAATATGCTGCACCAAGAGAAGAAACTACTAGGATAATGTATGGAGGCATAGTTTATCATGTTGCAGTCGATATTGCTCCTCAAAGAAGAATTGATTTAGCATTGAAACATTTAACTGATGGAGCCCGTAATAAATCGTTTAATAATCCACTACCAATAGAGGAAGCATTAGCAGAGGAAATTATTCTAGCAGCAAATAATGATCCGAGAAGCTATGCTATTCAGAAGAAAGAAGAAATAGAAAGAATAGCTCTCAGCAGTAGATAA
- the rpsJ gene encoding 30S ribosomal protein S10 — protein MSTPRMVKIKIWSNNINILNEFMNKITDIVKRTGVKMSGPIPLPTKRLVVRTLKLPHGEGKKKWEKWEMRIHKRLLYIAADERVMKQLIRVRVPPEIWMEIEI, from the coding sequence ATGTCGACGCCGAGAATGGTTAAGATAAAGATATGGAGCAATAACATCAACATACTAAACGAGTTCATGAACAAAATAACAGATATAGTTAAACGTACCGGAGTAAAAATGTCTGGACCAATTCCATTGCCGACGAAGAGACTCGTTGTGAGAACACTTAAACTACCACATGGTGAAGGAAAGAAGAAATGGGAGAAATGGGAAATGAGAATACATAAGAGACTATTATATATTGCAGCTGATGAAAGAGTAATGAAACAACTTATCCGTGTCAGAGTACCGCCAGAAATATGGATGGAAATAGAAATTTAA
- the rpoA2 gene encoding DNA-directed RNA polymerase subunit A'': MRRKIRSIKQLESLLENELKGKVSNKVYEELREKLKEAYKEHGLYIEEVKAIIKETIDRYMRSQAEPGEPVGTVAAQSIGEPSTQMTLRTFHYAGVREFNVTLGLPRLIEIVDARKKPGTPIMEIPLDEEHKYDEEKAKKVARMIESTTIENISKEINVDPYEGATIVLDSEMLSDKGISVDEVVKVLEKLKLGKVYVDPEDPYVIHIALRSEKIDYTKVEKIRTKIANTKIKGIKGITKVIIQKRGDEYILVAEGSNLAEVMKVPGVDYRKVYTNNIAEIEEILGIEAARAAIIRETKNVLEDQGLDVDIRHLILLADMMTWTGKIRQVGRMGIAGEKPSVLARATFEMTVQKLVEAAVEGEVDMLKGVPENVIIGQPVPVGTGIVEIFMMPHKVKEEVEELEDESIEAMIINKNNEEKR, from the coding sequence ATGAGGAGAAAAATAAGATCAATTAAACAATTAGAATCCTTGCTTGAAAACGAACTCAAAGGAAAGGTAAGCAATAAAGTATATGAAGAACTCCGAGAAAAACTCAAGGAAGCATATAAAGAGCATGGATTATACATTGAAGAAGTAAAAGCAATAATTAAAGAAACTATAGACAGGTATATGAGGAGCCAAGCAGAACCAGGGGAACCCGTGGGAACAGTTGCTGCACAAAGTATAGGAGAACCATCAACACAGATGACTCTAAGAACATTCCACTATGCTGGAGTACGTGAATTCAACGTAACATTGGGTTTGCCGAGACTTATAGAAATAGTTGATGCTAGGAAAAAACCTGGAACACCAATTATGGAGATACCATTAGATGAAGAGCACAAATATGATGAAGAAAAAGCTAAAAAAGTTGCTAGAATGATTGAGAGCACAACAATTGAAAACATTTCTAAAGAAATCAATGTTGATCCGTACGAAGGTGCAACAATTGTTCTCGACTCTGAAATGCTTAGTGATAAGGGGATAAGTGTTGATGAAGTCGTTAAAGTTCTAGAAAAATTAAAACTTGGAAAAGTATATGTTGATCCAGAAGATCCCTACGTAATCCATATAGCTCTTAGATCGGAAAAGATTGATTATACAAAAGTTGAAAAGATCCGCACTAAAATAGCAAATACAAAGATCAAGGGAATTAAGGGTATTACAAAAGTCATTATCCAGAAGAGAGGAGACGAATATATATTGGTTGCTGAGGGAAGCAATTTAGCGGAAGTAATGAAAGTGCCTGGAGTGGATTATCGCAAAGTATATACTAACAACATCGCTGAAATAGAGGAGATCCTAGGAATAGAGGCTGCAAGAGCCGCTATAATACGTGAAACAAAGAATGTACTTGAAGATCAAGGTTTAGATGTTGATATAAGACACTTGATATTGTTAGCAGACATGATGACATGGACAGGTAAAATTAGACAAGTTGGTAGAATGGGTATTGCAGGGGAGAAGCCAAGCGTGCTTGCTAGAGCTACTTTTGAAATGACTGTTCAAAAACTAGTCGAAGCAGCTGTTGAAGGAGAAGTAGATATGCTTAAAGGCGTGCCTGAAAACGTAATAATTGGGCAACCAGTACCCGTGGGTACGGGTATTGTTGAAATATTTATGATGCCCCATAAAGTTAAAGAAGAGGTAGAAGAATTAGAGGATGAAAGTATAGAAGCAATGATTATTAATAAAAACAATGAGGAGAAAAGGTGA
- a CDS encoding DNA-directed RNA polymerase subunit A' produces the protein MSVTTIITSEVYDNDGAPIDGGVMDRRLGAIEPREVCPVCGNTRESCPGHFGHIELARPVIHVSFVKHIHMYLKTTCRVCGRIKIKEDERKRYLELLNSLKELGLEYLVKRLHEYIRRKAAATQRCPHCGAKQYRIRLEKPHSFYEDRGEEGYVKLNPIEVRARLEKILDEDVRLLGGDPIDARPEWMVLTVLPVPPRSVRPSILLETGIRSEDDLTHKLVDIIRINNRLREHIESGAPNAIIEDEWELLQYHVTTYFDNEAPGIPVARHRSGKVLKGLAQRLKGKEGRFRGNLRGKRVDFSARTVISPDPNISINEVGVPEVVAKILTVPERVTPWNIEEMRRLVLNGPDKWPGANYVIRPDGRRISLKYVDRKAMAETLAPGFIVERHLRDGDIVLFNRQPSLHRISIMAHVVRVLPYKTFRLNLLVCPPYNADFDGDEMNLHVPQSEEARAEARMLMLVEKHILTPRYGGPIIGGLQDYISGAFLLTSKSTLLTREDVIELLGVAGYRGKLPEPAILKPKQYWTGKQLISLFLPDDFNYKRPAKMAGATALRCIDEDCPHDSIVIVKNGVLLEGVLDKASIGREEPESLIHWLVKEYGEDIARLFMDYVYKMFLRFAEKYGFTMGYSHLLLPPEAKKRVLEIIEEKKKEVYELIEKYHRGELEPRPGRTIEETLEDEIIDLLSKKLLDDVADTIIPYFKLSNPVIIMARTGARGNPINLTQMAALLGQQTIRGRRITRGYMHRTLPHFKPGDLGPEARGFVAHGFVDGLNPIEVFFHAAAGREGLTDTAVRTSQSGYMQRRLINALQDLRVEYDGTVRLPTGEIVQFAYGEDGVDPMKSDHGEAVKIDRVIEKVIGWRI, from the coding sequence ATGAGCGTTACAACAATTATTACAAGTGAAGTATACGATAATGATGGAGCACCTATTGATGGAGGAGTAATGGATAGAAGACTAGGAGCAATAGAGCCTCGAGAAGTCTGTCCCGTATGTGGAAATACCCGTGAAAGCTGTCCAGGACATTTCGGACACATAGAATTGGCTAGACCAGTTATTCATGTAAGCTTTGTCAAACATATCCATATGTATCTAAAAACAACTTGTAGAGTATGTGGAAGAATAAAGATCAAAGAAGATGAGAGGAAAAGATACTTAGAACTATTAAATTCGCTTAAAGAACTCGGATTAGAATATCTTGTTAAAAGGTTACATGAATATATACGGAGAAAAGCAGCAGCAACTCAGAGATGCCCTCATTGTGGAGCTAAACAATATAGAATTAGACTTGAGAAACCACATAGCTTCTATGAGGATCGTGGCGAGGAGGGATATGTAAAGCTAAATCCCATAGAAGTACGTGCTAGATTGGAGAAGATACTTGATGAAGATGTTAGATTACTAGGTGGAGACCCAATAGATGCCCGTCCTGAATGGATGGTATTAACAGTTTTACCTGTTCCACCACGCAGTGTTAGGCCATCAATACTTTTAGAGACAGGTATTAGGAGTGAGGATGATTTAACACATAAGCTAGTGGATATTATTCGTATAAATAATAGATTAAGAGAACACATAGAGTCTGGCGCACCAAACGCTATTATAGAGGATGAATGGGAGCTCCTACAATATCATGTAACAACATATTTTGATAATGAAGCACCAGGAATACCTGTTGCAAGGCATCGTAGCGGCAAAGTATTGAAGGGTCTTGCACAGAGACTTAAAGGTAAGGAAGGAAGGTTCCGTGGAAATCTAAGGGGTAAACGTGTTGATTTCTCAGCTCGTACAGTGATTAGTCCAGATCCTAACATAAGCATTAATGAAGTAGGTGTGCCTGAAGTTGTTGCTAAAATACTAACAGTTCCTGAAAGAGTGACTCCATGGAATATTGAAGAGATGAGAAGACTAGTTCTTAATGGACCAGATAAGTGGCCTGGAGCAAACTATGTTATTAGACCAGATGGTAGAAGGATAAGTTTGAAATATGTTGATCGAAAAGCAATGGCTGAAACCCTGGCTCCAGGCTTTATTGTGGAGAGACATCTTAGAGACGGAGACATAGTATTATTTAATCGACAACCATCGCTACACAGAATCTCAATTATGGCTCACGTAGTAAGAGTTCTACCATATAAGACTTTTAGATTAAACCTACTTGTTTGTCCACCATATAACGCCGACTTTGACGGAGACGAAATGAACCTCCATGTCCCACAAAGTGAGGAAGCACGTGCTGAAGCCAGAATGCTGATGCTTGTCGAAAAACATATTTTAACACCACGCTATGGAGGACCAATTATTGGTGGTTTACAAGACTATATTAGCGGAGCATTCTTGTTAACAAGTAAATCAACCCTTCTAACACGTGAAGATGTAATAGAGCTTCTAGGAGTAGCTGGTTATCGCGGAAAATTACCGGAGCCAGCAATACTCAAGCCAAAACAGTATTGGACAGGTAAACAGTTAATCAGCTTATTCCTCCCAGATGATTTCAACTATAAAAGACCAGCAAAAATGGCTGGTGCAACAGCATTGAGATGTATAGATGAAGATTGCCCACATGACAGTATTGTTATCGTTAAGAACGGAGTTCTTCTAGAGGGTGTATTAGATAAAGCAAGTATTGGACGCGAAGAACCAGAGAGCCTAATACACTGGCTAGTCAAAGAATACGGAGAAGATATTGCTAGATTATTCATGGACTACGTGTATAAAATGTTTCTAAGATTCGCGGAGAAATACGGATTCACAATGGGATACTCGCACCTACTACTCCCACCCGAAGCTAAGAAGAGAGTGCTAGAAATTATTGAAGAAAAGAAGAAAGAAGTATATGAGTTAATCGAGAAATATCATCGAGGAGAACTTGAGCCTAGGCCTGGTAGAACAATTGAGGAGACACTTGAAGATGAAATAATAGATCTGCTATCTAAGAAATTATTGGATGATGTAGCAGACACTATAATACCATATTTCAAATTGTCAAACCCTGTAATAATAATGGCTCGTACAGGAGCACGAGGAAACCCGATAAACCTTACTCAGATGGCTGCATTATTAGGACAACAAACAATTCGTGGTAGAAGAATAACTAGAGGATACATGCACCGTACACTACCTCATTTCAAACCAGGAGATCTAGGTCCGGAAGCAAGAGGATTCGTAGCACATGGCTTTGTTGATGGATTAAACCCGATAGAAGTATTCTTCCACGCAGCAGCTGGCCGTGAAGGATTAACCGATACCGCTGTCCGTACAAGTCAGAGCGGCTACATGCAGAGAAGACTCATAAATGCACTACAGGATTTAAGAGTAGAATATGATGGAACAGTGAGATTGCCTACCGGAGAAATAGTGCAATTTGCTTATGGAGAAGACGGCGTAGATCCTATGAAGAGTGATCATGGAGAAGCTGTGAAAATTGATCGTGTAATAGAAAAAGTTATAGGGTGGAGAATATGA
- a CDS encoding 30S ribosomal protein S12, with product MAGKKAPNGLFAARKLRRKRLKFRWSQREFKIKMLGLKKKHDPLEGAPMARGIVLEKVGVEARQPNSAVRKCVRVQLAKNGKVVTAFVPFDGGINYIDEHDEVIIEGIGGPRGRSMGDIPGVRYKVIMVNGVSLKALYLGKKQKPVR from the coding sequence ATGGCTGGAAAAAAAGCGCCAAATGGATTATTTGCTGCGAGAAAACTTAGAAGGAAGAGGCTAAAGTTTAGGTGGAGCCAGAGAGAATTCAAGATCAAAATGCTTGGATTAAAGAAGAAACATGACCCATTAGAAGGAGCTCCAATGGCGCGTGGAATAGTATTAGAAAAAGTTGGAGTAGAAGCGAGACAGCCTAACTCTGCTGTACGTAAATGTGTTCGTGTTCAATTAGCAAAGAATGGAAAAGTTGTAACAGCATTTGTCCCATTTGATGGTGGTATAAACTATATTGATGAACACGATGAAGTAATTATTGAAGGTATTGGAGGACCCCGCGGACGCTCCATGGGTGATATTCCCGGTGTTAGATACAAGGTAATAATGGTTAATGGTGTATCATTGAAAGCATTATATCTAGGTAAAAAACAGAAACCTGTAAGGTAG